Proteins from one Arthrobacter sp. Soc17.1.1.1 genomic window:
- a CDS encoding glycosyltransferase 87 family protein: MSQRSSPATVRALGLVASVVVAAALALWAFTWADFIGLDFRVYRMGGQSVVDGDGSLYTRSFGEGKGSLLFTYPPFAALAFTVLTLVSAETGAILFVGVSVLIAAATSLLVTRYLGGFRSLRDVAAHPTALPLAIAGTGLVCLLGPWRETMAFSQVNILLFAMIAADLLSGPHRRMPTGLLTGIAAGIKLTPLVFGLYFLVRGEWKQLFTMAAGFLGTIALGFVLLPGESATYWLQMLRDTGRIGGEGYVDNLSVRGALLHFLGPDFPATVPWLVVSLLLVAATAYVIRTSLRRGDRFLPIAMTSLLMLLISPISWSHHWVWIVVVLAVLAGQAAGLPADLRAHRTTAAVLFVVTLPVFVYSPKTIGLLFGAEDLNSQLTTVWLMASSAGVFCALAITVFWVLLSRALHLRSAGGPGHLPDAAASGTAASGTAASGTAADPGAGLLPDDAAPGTRTR, from the coding sequence ATGAGCCAGCGCAGTTCTCCGGCGACGGTCCGGGCGCTGGGCCTCGTCGCCTCGGTGGTCGTGGCCGCGGCCCTGGCCCTGTGGGCGTTCACCTGGGCCGACTTCATCGGCCTCGACTTCAGGGTCTACCGCATGGGCGGACAGTCCGTGGTCGACGGCGACGGCTCGCTCTACACGCGCTCCTTCGGGGAGGGCAAGGGCTCGCTCCTGTTCACCTATCCGCCGTTCGCGGCCCTGGCCTTCACCGTCCTGACGCTCGTGAGCGCGGAGACCGGAGCCATCCTCTTCGTGGGCGTGTCGGTGCTCATCGCCGCCGCGACGTCGCTGCTCGTGACGCGGTACCTCGGCGGTTTCCGCAGCCTCAGGGACGTGGCCGCCCACCCGACGGCCCTGCCCCTCGCGATCGCAGGCACCGGCCTGGTCTGCCTGCTCGGCCCGTGGCGCGAGACGATGGCCTTCTCGCAGGTCAACATCCTGCTCTTCGCGATGATCGCCGCCGACCTGCTCTCCGGTCCGCACCGGCGGATGCCCACCGGCCTGCTCACGGGCATCGCCGCCGGCATCAAGCTCACGCCCCTGGTTTTCGGCCTGTACTTCCTCGTGCGCGGCGAGTGGAAGCAGCTGTTCACCATGGCGGCGGGTTTCCTCGGGACCATCGCGCTCGGGTTCGTCCTCCTGCCGGGCGAATCGGCTACGTACTGGCTGCAGATGCTCCGCGACACCGGGCGCATCGGCGGCGAGGGCTATGTGGACAACCTCTCGGTGCGCGGCGCCCTCCTCCACTTCCTCGGCCCCGACTTCCCCGCCACCGTTCCCTGGCTCGTCGTGTCCCTCCTGCTCGTCGCCGCGACCGCGTACGTCATCAGGACCTCGCTGCGCCGCGGCGACCGCTTCCTGCCCATCGCCATGACGTCGCTGCTCATGCTCCTCATCTCGCCCATCTCGTGGTCCCACCACTGGGTGTGGATCGTCGTGGTCCTCGCGGTCCTCGCCGGTCAGGCCGCGGGGCTGCCCGCGGACCTGCGGGCCCACCGCACGACGGCGGCCGTGCTGTTCGTGGTCACCCTGCCCGTCTTCGTCTACTCGCCGAAGACCATCGGCCTGCTGTTCGGTGCCGAGGACCTCAACTCGCAGCTGACCACCGTCTGGCTCATGGCATCCAGTGCCGGTGTGTTCTGCGCGCTCGCCATCACGGTCTTCTGGGTGCTCCTGTCACGCGCACTGCACCTGCGGTCGGCGGGCGGGCCGGGTCACCTCCCGGACGCAGCCGCGTCGGGTACAGCCGCGTCGGGTACAGCCGCGTCGGGTACAGCCGCGGACCCCGGGGCAGGCCTCCTGCCCGACGACGCCGCCCCCGGCACCCGTACCCGCTGA
- a CDS encoding amidohydrolase, with protein MSSPSGTTPAAPLTAITNAHVVPIDGEPFDGTVVVEDGRITALGPSVAVPDGATVIDADGKWLLPGFVDAHVHLGTHEEGEGAAGDDTNEMTEPNTAGVRAIDAINPYDPGFDDALAGGVTTVNVNPGSGNPIGGLAVALHTHGRYLEEMVLRSPSGLKSALGENPKRVYGAKNKMPSTRLGTALVIREAFMKAQNYMGKADENARDPHLEALAMVLRREIPWRQHAHRADDIATALRIADEFGYDLVLDHGTEAHLLGDVLAERGTPVLIGPLFTTKSKVELRGRSLANPGKLARAGVEISIITDHPVIPINFLVHQATLAIKEGLDRETALRSITINPAKVLGLADRLGSLAVGKDADLVLWSGDPLDVMQRALQVWIGGTEVYSYDTGTRSGTVAPRG; from the coding sequence ATGTCCTCCCCCAGCGGAACCACCCCTGCCGCTCCCCTCACCGCCATCACGAACGCTCATGTCGTCCCGATCGACGGCGAGCCCTTCGACGGCACGGTGGTCGTCGAGGACGGCCGCATCACGGCCCTCGGCCCGTCGGTCGCCGTGCCCGACGGCGCCACCGTGATCGACGCGGACGGCAAGTGGCTGCTCCCGGGCTTCGTCGACGCCCACGTCCACCTGGGCACCCACGAGGAGGGCGAGGGCGCGGCCGGCGACGACACCAACGAGATGACCGAGCCGAACACCGCCGGTGTGCGCGCCATCGACGCCATCAACCCCTACGACCCCGGTTTCGACGACGCCCTCGCGGGCGGCGTCACCACGGTCAACGTGAACCCCGGGTCGGGCAACCCGATCGGCGGGCTCGCCGTCGCGCTCCACACGCACGGGCGCTACCTCGAGGAGATGGTGCTGCGCTCCCCCAGCGGCCTGAAGTCGGCGCTCGGCGAGAACCCCAAGCGCGTGTACGGCGCCAAGAACAAGATGCCGTCCACGCGGCTCGGCACCGCGCTCGTGATCCGCGAGGCGTTCATGAAGGCCCAGAACTACATGGGCAAGGCGGACGAGAACGCACGCGATCCGCACCTCGAGGCCCTCGCCATGGTCCTGCGGCGCGAGATCCCCTGGCGCCAGCACGCGCACCGCGCGGACGACATCGCCACCGCGCTGCGCATCGCCGACGAGTTCGGGTACGACCTCGTGCTCGACCACGGCACCGAGGCGCACCTGCTCGGCGACGTCCTGGCGGAGCGCGGCACGCCCGTGCTCATCGGTCCCCTCTTCACCACGAAGTCCAAGGTGGAGCTGCGCGGCCGCTCCCTGGCCAACCCGGGCAAGCTCGCGCGGGCCGGCGTGGAGATCTCGATCATCACGGACCACCCCGTCATCCCGATCAACTTCCTGGTGCACCAGGCCACGCTCGCGATCAAGGAGGGCCTGGACCGGGAGACGGCGCTGCGCTCCATCACGATCAATCCCGCGAAGGTCCTCGGCCTCGCGGACCGTCTCGGGTCCCTCGCCGTCGGCAAGGACGCCGACCTGGTGCTGTGGAGCGGTGACCCGCTCGACGTCATGCAGCGCGCCCTGCAGGTGTGGATCGGCGGTACGGAGGTCTACTCCTACGACACCGGGACGCGCAGCGGCACCGTCGCTCCCCGGGGCTAG
- a CDS encoding cystathionine gamma-synthase, whose amino-acid sequence MTHSAQGFNTRAVHAGQTPDRTTGAVIPPLYQTTTFAQDGIGKLRNGYEYGRGGNPTRDALQVQLAALEGGKHAFSFSSGLAAEDALIRAALRPGDHIVLGNDAYGGTYRLIDRVLSQWGITNTAVDMADPVAVKAAIAANNTKMVWVETPSNPMMKITDIAATAQLAHDAGALLVVDNTFASPYLQQPLTFGADVVVHSTTKYIGGHSDASGGAVVVDDDELADKIGFVQFAVGAVSAPMEAWLTTRGLKTLGVRMDRHSSNATAIARWLQEQDEVDRVYYPGLPEHPGHDLAAAQMKDFGGMISVTFKGGAEAAKKVAESTHVFLLAESLGGIESLMNYPSDMTHASVKGTELAVPENLIRLSVGIEDIEDLIADLEQAISALR is encoded by the coding sequence GTGACCCACTCCGCCCAGGGCTTCAACACCCGCGCCGTCCACGCCGGCCAGACCCCCGACCGCACCACGGGAGCGGTGATCCCGCCGCTGTACCAGACCACCACCTTCGCGCAGGACGGCATCGGCAAGCTGCGCAACGGCTACGAGTACGGCCGTGGCGGCAACCCCACCCGCGACGCGCTGCAGGTGCAGCTCGCCGCACTCGAGGGCGGCAAGCACGCCTTCAGTTTCTCGTCGGGTCTCGCCGCCGAGGACGCGCTCATCCGCGCCGCGCTCCGACCGGGCGACCACATCGTCCTCGGGAATGACGCGTACGGGGGCACCTACCGCCTGATCGACCGGGTGCTGTCCCAGTGGGGCATCACCAACACCGCGGTCGACATGGCGGATCCGGTGGCCGTGAAGGCGGCTATCGCCGCGAACAACACGAAGATGGTGTGGGTCGAGACGCCGTCGAACCCGATGATGAAGATCACGGACATCGCCGCGACGGCGCAGCTGGCGCACGACGCCGGGGCCCTCCTGGTCGTCGACAACACCTTCGCGTCGCCGTACCTGCAGCAGCCGCTCACCTTCGGTGCCGACGTGGTGGTCCACTCGACCACCAAGTACATCGGCGGGCACTCGGACGCCAGCGGTGGCGCGGTGGTCGTGGACGACGACGAGCTCGCCGACAAGATCGGCTTCGTGCAGTTCGCCGTCGGAGCGGTCTCCGCGCCGATGGAGGCCTGGCTCACCACGCGTGGGCTCAAGACGCTCGGGGTCCGGATGGACCGCCACTCCTCGAACGCGACGGCCATCGCCCGCTGGCTGCAGGAGCAGGACGAGGTGGACCGCGTCTACTACCCCGGACTGCCCGAGCACCCGGGGCACGACCTCGCGGCCGCCCAGATGAAGGACTTCGGCGGCATGATCTCCGTGACCTTCAAGGGCGGGGCCGAGGCCGCGAAGAAGGTCGCGGAATCGACGCACGTCTTCCTGCTCGCCGAGTCCCTCGGCGGCATCGAGTCGCTGATGAACTACCCGTCCGACATGACGCACGCCTCGGTCAAGGGCACCGAACTGGCCGTCCCGGAGAACCTCATCCGGCTGTCCGTCGGTATCGAGGACATCGAGGACCTGATCGCCGACCTCGAGCAGGCCATCTCGGCCCTGCGCTGA
- a CDS encoding cystathionine beta-synthase, with protein MKYANSIVDLIGNTPLVKLNSVTDGIRATVLAKVEYLNPGGSVKDRIAAKIIDAAEAEGKIKPGGTIVEPTSGNTGVGLALVAQQRGYKCVFVVPDKVGEDKRNVLKAYGADVVVTPTAVAPDSPHSYYGVSDRLVREIPGAYKPDQFSNQNGPLSHYETTGPEIWDDTDGRLTHFVTGVGTGGTITGTGRYLKEVSADREGGPVRIIGADPDGSIYSGGTGRPYFVEGVGEDMWPDSYDPSVPDEIHAVTDADSFAMTRRLAREEGLLVGGSCGMAVVAALRVAKDLTEDDVVVVLLPDGGRGYLGKIFNDDWMRSYGFMDSGVDTSVADVLRTKSGAMPDLVHTHPTDTVRDVISIMDEYGVSMIPVLSQEPPVKMGEVLGSVDERSLTAKIFHGEAKLTDKISEHMDAKLPLIGSLESIGTARERLQDSDTLMVTFVGSPVGILTRHDLLTYMSK; from the coding sequence ATGAAGTACGCCAATTCCATCGTTGACCTGATCGGCAACACCCCGCTGGTCAAGCTCAACTCCGTCACCGACGGCATCAGAGCAACCGTTCTCGCGAAGGTCGAGTACCTCAACCCGGGCGGGTCGGTGAAGGACCGCATCGCGGCGAAGATCATCGACGCGGCCGAAGCCGAGGGGAAGATCAAGCCCGGCGGGACCATCGTCGAACCGACCTCCGGCAACACCGGCGTCGGACTCGCCCTCGTGGCGCAGCAGCGCGGCTACAAGTGCGTCTTCGTGGTGCCCGACAAGGTTGGCGAGGACAAGCGCAACGTCCTCAAGGCCTACGGCGCGGACGTCGTGGTCACGCCGACCGCCGTCGCCCCCGACAGCCCGCACTCCTACTACGGCGTCTCCGACCGACTCGTCCGCGAGATCCCCGGCGCCTACAAGCCCGACCAGTTCTCCAACCAGAACGGGCCGCTGAGCCACTACGAGACCACGGGCCCCGAGATCTGGGACGACACCGACGGCAGGCTCACGCACTTCGTGACCGGCGTCGGCACCGGCGGCACCATCACGGGCACCGGCCGGTACCTCAAGGAGGTCTCGGCCGACCGCGAGGGCGGCCCCGTGCGCATCATCGGCGCCGATCCGGACGGCTCGATCTACTCGGGCGGCACCGGGCGCCCCTACTTCGTCGAGGGCGTCGGCGAGGACATGTGGCCGGACTCCTACGACCCGTCCGTGCCCGACGAGATCCACGCGGTGACCGACGCCGACAGCTTCGCGATGACCCGGCGGCTCGCCCGCGAGGAGGGCCTGCTCGTCGGCGGGTCCTGCGGCATGGCCGTCGTCGCGGCGCTGCGCGTCGCCAAGGACCTCACCGAGGACGACGTCGTCGTGGTGCTGCTGCCCGACGGTGGCCGCGGCTACCTCGGCAAGATCTTCAACGACGACTGGATGAGGTCGTACGGCTTCATGGACAGCGGCGTCGACACGAGCGTGGCCGACGTGCTGCGCACCAAGAGCGGGGCCATGCCCGATCTCGTGCACACCCACCCCACCGACACCGTCCGCGATGTCATCTCGATCATGGACGAGTACGGCGTCTCCATGATCCCCGTGCTGTCGCAGGAACCTCCCGTGAAGATGGGCGAGGTGCTCGGATCGGTGGACGAGCGCTCCCTCACCGCGAAGATCTTCCACGGCGAGGCGAAGCTGACGGACAAGATCTCGGAGCACATGGACGCGAAGCTGCCCCTCATCGGGTCGCTCGAATCCATCGGCACGGCGCGCGAGCGCCTCCAGGACAGCGACACGCTGATGGTGACGTTCGTCGGGTCGCCCGTGGGAATTCTTACGCGCCACGACTTGCTGACATACATGAGCAAGTAA
- a CDS encoding SLC13 family permease — MTRHIALRAVLPALAAVCVVTGLLPGPDAAELWTRIWPILLFVTAMTVVTDLLFSAGVFERVIAASARLARGRVLALWLVAVLLAVACTVFFSLDTTAVLLTPLVVLLARRAGLPPLPFAVTIVWLANTASLLLPVSNLTNLLVQEHLGLSPAAFAGLVYGPAIVGVVVPCIVLFLIFRRQLSGTFSPAPARAAADPVLLAWGYAVLALLLPALVSGLPVAVSASTGAVVLTVVFAVRRRDALTFRLIPVAPLVLALSLFVLVTAAHAQGLDSFVAPLAGDGEEFVDLLQLAAVGAAGANAVNNLPAYLALEPVAASPLRLAALLIGVNLAPLVTPWGSLATLLWAERLRSLGISIRWVPFALAGLLVTAVLLPAAVLVLWLGAGA, encoded by the coding sequence TTGACTCGTCACATTGCCCTGCGCGCGGTCCTGCCGGCGCTCGCGGCGGTCTGCGTCGTCACCGGGCTCCTTCCCGGCCCCGACGCCGCGGAGCTGTGGACCCGTATCTGGCCGATCCTGCTCTTCGTCACCGCCATGACCGTCGTCACGGATCTCCTGTTCTCCGCGGGGGTCTTCGAGCGCGTCATCGCCGCCTCCGCGCGCCTGGCCCGCGGTCGCGTGCTCGCGCTGTGGCTGGTCGCCGTCCTCCTCGCGGTCGCGTGCACCGTCTTCTTCTCGCTGGACACGACTGCGGTCCTGCTCACCCCGCTCGTGGTGCTCCTCGCGCGCAGGGCCGGACTGCCGCCGCTGCCGTTCGCCGTGACGATCGTGTGGCTGGCGAACACGGCGTCCCTGCTCCTGCCGGTGTCCAACCTCACCAACCTGCTGGTACAGGAGCACCTCGGCCTGAGCCCTGCCGCCTTCGCCGGGCTCGTGTACGGGCCGGCGATCGTCGGCGTCGTGGTGCCGTGCATCGTCCTGTTCCTGATCTTCCGGCGACAGCTCTCCGGCACCTTCTCCCCAGCACCGGCGCGCGCGGCAGCGGACCCGGTGCTGCTGGCCTGGGGCTATGCCGTCCTCGCGCTGCTCCTCCCCGCCCTCGTCAGCGGCCTGCCGGTGGCGGTGAGCGCGAGCACGGGGGCCGTCGTCCTGACCGTCGTCTTCGCGGTCCGGCGTCGGGACGCGCTGACGTTCCGGCTGATCCCCGTCGCACCGCTCGTCCTGGCACTCAGCCTCTTCGTGCTGGTCACGGCCGCGCACGCCCAGGGCCTGGACTCGTTCGTCGCTCCGCTCGCCGGGGACGGCGAGGAGTTCGTCGACCTGCTGCAGCTGGCCGCCGTGGGCGCGGCCGGTGCCAACGCGGTCAACAACCTGCCGGCCTATCTCGCCCTGGAACCGGTGGCCGCGTCTCCGCTGCGCCTCGCGGCGCTGCTGATCGGGGTGAACCTCGCCCCGCTCGTGACGCCGTGGGGCTCGCTCGCGACGCTGCTCTGGGCCGAGCGGCTGCGCTCGCTCGGCATCTCGATCCGGTGGGTGCCGTTCGCCCTGGCCGGGCTGCTGGTCACGGCCGTGCTGCTGCCGGCCGCCGTCCTCGTGCTGTGGCTCGGTGCGGGAGCCTAG
- a CDS encoding tartrate dehydrogenase codes for MTNTYRIAVIAGDGIGKEVMPEGLRSLQAAADRYGFAVDAVEFDYASADYYLEHGQMLPDGWFEELRGFDAIFFGAVGWPDVVPDHVSLWGSLLQFRRHFDQYVNLRPVRLLPGITSPLAGREPGDVDFYVVRENTEGEYSSVGGRMFEGTDRETVIQDTVMTRTGVDRILRYAFDLARKREKKHLTSATKSNGISITMPYWDERVEAMAAGYDDVRTDKFHIDILCANFVLHPDWFDVVVASNLFGDILSDLGPACTGTIGVAPSGNINPDRTFPSLFEPVHGSAPDIAGQGIANPVGQIWSASMMLEHLGEADAAAGILAAIESVLATGGDALTRDLGGTGTTSSLGATIASAVAGQA; via the coding sequence ATGACGAACACCTACAGGATCGCGGTCATCGCGGGGGACGGCATCGGCAAGGAGGTCATGCCGGAGGGGCTGCGGTCGCTGCAGGCGGCGGCGGACCGGTACGGGTTCGCGGTCGACGCCGTCGAGTTCGACTACGCCAGCGCCGACTACTACCTGGAGCACGGGCAGATGCTGCCCGACGGCTGGTTCGAGGAACTGCGGGGCTTCGACGCGATCTTCTTCGGTGCGGTCGGCTGGCCCGACGTCGTGCCCGACCACGTGTCGCTGTGGGGCAGCCTGCTGCAGTTCCGGCGCCATTTCGACCAGTACGTCAACCTGCGCCCCGTGCGGCTGCTCCCGGGGATCACGAGTCCCCTCGCGGGCAGGGAGCCGGGCGACGTCGACTTCTACGTGGTCCGCGAGAACACCGAGGGCGAGTACTCGAGCGTGGGCGGCAGGATGTTCGAGGGCACCGACCGCGAGACGGTCATCCAGGACACCGTGATGACCCGCACGGGCGTGGACCGCATCCTCCGGTACGCCTTCGACCTCGCGCGGAAGCGGGAGAAGAAGCACCTGACCTCGGCGACCAAGAGCAACGGCATCTCGATCACCATGCCCTACTGGGACGAGCGGGTGGAGGCGATGGCCGCCGGCTACGACGACGTGCGGACGGACAAGTTCCACATCGACATCCTCTGCGCGAACTTCGTCCTGCATCCCGACTGGTTCGACGTCGTGGTGGCCAGCAACCTCTTCGGGGACATCCTCTCGGACCTCGGGCCCGCCTGCACGGGGACGATCGGCGTGGCACCGAGCGGCAACATCAACCCGGACCGCACCTTCCCCAGCCTGTTCGAACCGGTCCACGGCTCCGCGCCGGACATCGCGGGCCAGGGCATCGCCAATCCGGTGGGCCAGATCTGGAGCGCCTCGATGATGCTGGAGCACCTCGGCGAGGCGGATGCCGCCGCCGGGATCCTCGCGGCCATCGAATCGGTGCTGGCCACCGGTGGCGACGCACTGACGCGCGACCTCGGCGGGACGGGGACGACGTCGTCGCTCGGCGCGACGATCGCATCGGCCGTCGCGGGGCAGGCCTAG
- a CDS encoding CapA family protein → MAEPRSEGASGSSLRAPGTGRRPPGLTGRLAVLLGAVLLCVGCTGGGAEEGAGSGPPPSAPDRAPTTTPAPAPATPATPTTPTTPATPTTPATPSTPSPVTPAACEDCASIVVTGDLLVHPQLWEQAAADAMVTGRLPLDFEPLLADQRPYLSTATLGVCHLETPVADAGGPFAGYPRFDVPPQIIGAAREVGYDVCTTASNHSMDQGPEGVERTLAALDAAGLGHTGSYADDADAARPLILDGPEARVAVIGATYGLNGLMADQPWRVDMLDAPAMIAKARAARAQGADIVIAAVHAGDEYASRPNAQQTETAHALADSGQVDFVYGHHTHSVLPIERYNGTWIVYGLGNGVTELSPTYEVNNEGLMVRARFSRDGAGAWSVSGLDWLPSLIVAGPYRWCSLAPDRPAGACSSPEQEAAVRERTRSVVESLGAAAAGARQWDLTAEGAGR, encoded by the coding sequence ATGGCGGAGCCGCGCAGCGAGGGGGCGAGCGGCTCCTCCCTGCGCGCGCCCGGGACGGGACGTCGGCCGCCCGGCCTGACAGGGCGTCTCGCCGTCCTCCTCGGGGCGGTCCTGCTCTGCGTCGGGTGTACCGGGGGCGGGGCGGAGGAGGGCGCGGGGAGCGGGCCTCCGCCGTCGGCCCCGGACCGGGCACCGACGACGACGCCGGCTCCTGCTCCGGCGACCCCGGCGACCCCGACGACCCCGACGACCCCGGCGACCCCGACGACCCCGGCGACCCCGTCGACGCCGTCCCCCGTGACTCCCGCGGCATGCGAGGACTGCGCCAGCATCGTCGTCACGGGGGACCTCCTCGTCCACCCGCAGTTGTGGGAGCAGGCTGCGGCGGACGCGATGGTGACGGGCAGGCTCCCGCTCGATTTCGAGCCGCTGCTCGCGGACCAGCGCCCCTACCTCTCGACCGCCACGCTGGGGGTCTGCCATCTCGAGACACCCGTGGCCGACGCGGGCGGGCCGTTCGCGGGATACCCGCGGTTCGACGTGCCACCGCAGATCATCGGCGCCGCGAGGGAGGTCGGCTACGACGTCTGCACCACGGCCAGCAACCACTCGATGGACCAGGGCCCGGAGGGGGTGGAGCGGACGCTCGCGGCCCTGGACGCGGCGGGCCTCGGCCACACCGGATCCTATGCCGACGACGCGGACGCCGCGCGGCCCCTGATCCTCGACGGTCCGGAGGCGAGGGTCGCGGTCATCGGCGCGACCTACGGCCTCAACGGCCTCATGGCCGATCAGCCCTGGCGGGTGGACATGCTCGACGCACCGGCGATGATCGCGAAGGCCAGGGCCGCCAGGGCGCAGGGAGCCGACATCGTGATCGCGGCCGTGCACGCCGGCGACGAGTACGCCTCCCGCCCGAACGCGCAGCAGACGGAGACCGCGCACGCGCTCGCCGACAGCGGCCAGGTGGACTTCGTCTACGGACACCACACCCACTCGGTCCTGCCCATCGAGCGGTACAACGGCACCTGGATCGTGTACGGCCTGGGGAACGGTGTGACGGAGCTGTCACCGACCTACGAGGTCAACAACGAGGGGCTGATGGTCCGGGCCCGCTTCAGCCGGGACGGCGCGGGCGCCTGGTCGGTCTCCGGACTCGACTGGCTGCCGTCCCTGATCGTCGCCGGGCCCTACCGCTGGTGCTCCCTCGCTCCGGACCGGCCGGCGGGTGCGTGCTCGTCGCCTGAGCAGGAGGCCGCCGTGCGGGAGCGCACACGCAGCGTGGTCGAATCCCTCGGCGCAGCTGCCGCGGGAGCCCGCCAGTGGGACCTCACCGCCGAGGGTGCCGGGCGCTAG
- a CDS encoding DNA-3-methyladenine glycosylase family protein, with the protein MTIAPAVVPAGAEAAEWHPDGPYSLAGTVGTLQCGPHDPSFIVQGPDHWLAYRTADGPVTLVLQQRGSLNDCRIRATAWGPGAALALENVPRLLGADDDWSAFDDAAFSATLPDLARKGRYLSPGVRLPASGRMLDTIVRAILEQKVTNLEAKRSWRYLLTRYGDPAPDAGGLAPAGLRLPPTAEQWRRVPSWDWHKAGVDAKRSTTILKAALVASGLERLGSQPGGDAVRAGLRSVPGIGVWTVAEVVQRTHGCPDSISVGDYHLAAFVGAALTGRRTDDAGMIELLAPWKGQRQRVVRTLYASGFRKQAYGPRLSPEDHRRR; encoded by the coding sequence ATGACCATCGCCCCCGCCGTCGTGCCCGCGGGCGCGGAGGCCGCGGAGTGGCACCCCGACGGCCCCTACAGCCTGGCCGGCACGGTCGGCACCCTGCAGTGCGGCCCGCACGACCCCTCCTTCATCGTCCAGGGCCCCGACCACTGGCTCGCGTACCGCACGGCGGACGGGCCGGTGACGCTGGTCCTGCAGCAGCGCGGCTCCCTCAACGACTGTCGCATCCGGGCGACGGCGTGGGGCCCCGGGGCGGCCCTGGCCCTCGAGAACGTCCCCCGCCTGCTGGGCGCCGACGACGACTGGAGCGCGTTCGACGACGCAGCGTTCTCGGCGACGCTGCCCGATCTCGCCCGGAAGGGCAGGTACCTCAGTCCCGGGGTGCGCCTGCCGGCATCGGGCCGCATGCTCGACACCATCGTCCGGGCGATCCTGGAGCAGAAGGTCACCAACCTCGAGGCGAAGCGTTCCTGGCGCTACCTGCTCACCCGCTACGGTGATCCCGCCCCCGACGCCGGGGGCCTGGCCCCCGCGGGGCTCCGCCTGCCCCCGACCGCGGAGCAGTGGCGCCGCGTCCCCTCCTGGGACTGGCACAAGGCCGGGGTGGACGCGAAACGGTCGACGACCATCCTGAAGGCCGCGCTCGTGGCGAGCGGCCTCGAGCGGCTCGGGTCCCAGCCGGGCGGTGACGCGGTCCGCGCAGGGCTGCGCTCCGTCCCCGGTATCGGCGTCTGGACGGTGGCCGAGGTCGTCCAGCGGACGCACGGCTGCCCCGACTCCATCTCCGTGGGCGACTACCACCTCGCGGCCTTCGTCGGAGCCGCCCTCACCGGACGGCGTACCGACGATGCCGGGATGATCGAGCTCCTCGCGCCGTGGAAGGGCCAGCGCCAGCGCGTGGTCCGGACCCTGTACGCGAGCGGCTTCCGGAAACAGGCCTACGGCCCCCGCCTGTCCCCCGAGGACCACCGCCGCCGCTAG
- a CDS encoding putative quinol monooxygenase has protein sequence MTRPVDVTAVFIPLDGEFFRVKLALDIAIEQVVQEPGCIRYEITEAQEHRIVLTEQWESTELLDTHLQGPAVQDLGESLSALLARPADVVRSDRAA, from the coding sequence ATGACCCGACCCGTAGACGTCACCGCTGTTTTCATCCCCCTCGACGGCGAGTTCTTCCGCGTGAAGCTCGCCCTGGACATCGCCATCGAACAGGTGGTGCAGGAGCCGGGCTGCATCCGTTACGAGATCACCGAGGCCCAGGAGCACCGGATCGTCCTGACCGAGCAGTGGGAGTCCACCGAACTGCTGGACACGCACCTGCAGGGACCCGCCGTCCAGGACCTCGGCGAGTCGCTGAGCGCGCTGCTCGCCCGGCCCGCGGACGTGGTCCGGTCGGACCGCGCCGCGTGA
- the trxA gene encoding thioredoxin, whose amino-acid sequence MSTINITEASFPETIEGNDIVFVDFWADWCGPCKQFAPVYDAVSQQHDDVTFAKVDTEAEQSLAAAAGITSIPTLMAFREKVLVFSQPGALNATQFGELVEAVKSLDMKAVHEQIAQQAAGGAPAADAQ is encoded by the coding sequence ATGTCGACAATCAATATCACCGAGGCAAGCTTCCCGGAAACCATCGAGGGCAACGACATCGTGTTCGTTGACTTCTGGGCCGACTGGTGCGGGCCGTGCAAGCAGTTCGCGCCGGTCTACGACGCCGTCTCGCAGCAGCACGACGACGTCACCTTCGCGAAGGTGGACACCGAGGCCGAGCAGTCGCTCGCCGCCGCCGCGGGGATCACCTCGATCCCCACGCTCATGGCCTTCCGCGAGAAGGTCCTCGTCTTCTCCCAGCCCGGCGCGCTCAACGCGACCCAGTTCGGTGAGCTCGTCGAGGCCGTGAAGAGCCTGGACATGAAGGCCGTGCACGAGCAGATCGCGCAGCAGGCAGCCGGCGGGGCCCCCGCCGCCGACGCCCAGTAG